One segment of Trichlorobacter ammonificans DNA contains the following:
- the flgC gene encoding flagellar basal body rod protein FlgC: MDLFTAMGTSSSALSAERTRMNLISSNLANANTTRTAEGGPYRRKDAIFLATPPTDTFGKTLAGVTATQIRQVTVSGIIEDKNAPRMQYDPSHPDATPDGYVAMPNVNVVEEMVDMITATRVYEANVMAAQAAKGMALKTLEIGR, encoded by the coding sequence ATGGATCTTTTTACCGCCATGGGTACCAGTTCGTCGGCATTGTCCGCCGAACGAACCCGCATGAACCTGATATCGAGCAACCTTGCCAACGCCAATACGACGCGTACGGCGGAAGGAGGCCCCTACAGGCGCAAAGATGCCATCTTTCTGGCAACACCGCCGACGGACACATTCGGTAAGACGCTTGCGGGAGTTACGGCCACCCAGATCCGGCAGGTGACGGTCAGCGGCATCATTGAAGACAAAAATGCCCCCCGCATGCAGTATGACCCGTCGCATCCTGACGCCACTCCCGACGGATACGTGGCCATGCCGAACGTGAACGTCGTTGAGGAAATGGTTGATATGATTACTGCGACCAGGGTGTACGAGGCAAACGTGATGGCCGCGCAGGCGGCAAAGGGCATGGCGCTGAAAACCCTGGAAATCGGGCGTTAG
- the fliG gene encoding flagellar motor switch protein FliG, whose protein sequence is MNGTEKAAILLLYLGTEATAKVFEHMEDDEIKRISRSMGQLGHVNRTTITQVVDEFNEVISPESGIFAQGDEFVRKVLEKALGPAKAQMLMDELQASSYGDLVDILSSMDSKSIANFISQEHPQTIAVVLAKLKSKQTSEIISALPQELQAEVVLRIADVEQVSPEILQEIDDVMRRELKSMGGVQRYKVGGVEKVVDMFNHFDRSKEKQILEKLDVLSPPLAEVIRKHLFTFEDVFSLDDRSIQSVMREVSNDTLTLAMKTSTDDVKNKIFKNISSRAAEMIKEDLEVMGPVRLSDVEKAQSEIIKIVRKMEEEGKIVLGGRGSEDVLV, encoded by the coding sequence ATGAACGGTACGGAAAAGGCGGCAATTCTGCTTCTTTACCTTGGCACCGAGGCAACAGCCAAGGTGTTCGAGCATATGGAGGACGACGAGATCAAGCGTATCTCGCGCAGTATGGGGCAGTTGGGCCACGTCAACCGTACCACCATCACCCAGGTGGTCGATGAATTCAACGAGGTGATTTCTCCCGAGTCAGGCATTTTTGCCCAGGGCGACGAGTTCGTGCGCAAGGTGCTGGAAAAGGCGCTGGGTCCTGCCAAGGCCCAGATGTTGATGGATGAACTGCAGGCATCCAGCTACGGCGACCTGGTCGATATTCTCTCCTCGATGGATTCAAAGAGTATTGCCAACTTTATTTCCCAAGAGCATCCCCAGACCATCGCCGTGGTGCTTGCAAAGCTGAAATCAAAGCAGACCAGTGAGATCATTTCCGCGCTTCCCCAGGAGTTACAGGCGGAGGTGGTGTTGCGCATTGCCGATGTTGAGCAGGTGTCACCGGAAATTCTTCAGGAAATCGATGACGTCATGCGGCGCGAGCTGAAATCCATGGGGGGCGTGCAGCGGTACAAGGTGGGTGGTGTCGAGAAGGTTGTTGACATGTTCAACCACTTCGATCGCAGCAAGGAAAAACAGATTCTGGAAAAGCTGGATGTCCTCAGTCCTCCGCTTGCTGAAGTCATCCGTAAACATCTCTTCACCTTCGAGGATGTGTTCTCCCTGGATGATCGCTCCATTCAGTCGGTCATGCGCGAGGTCTCCAATGATACCCTGACCCTTGCCATGAAGACCTCCACGGATGACGTCAAAAACAAGATTTTCAAGAACATCTCCAGCCGAGCTGCGGAGATGATCAAGGAGGACCTGGAGGTGATGGGGCCGGTGCGTCTGTCGGACGTCGAAAAGGCCCAGTCCGAAATCATCAAGATCGTCCGCAAGATGGAAGAGGAAGGCAAGATCGTGCTGGGCGGCCGGGGAAGCGAAGATGTCCTCGTCTAG
- a CDS encoding response regulator — protein sequence MEGYDKLHEMLQNALVQAGEEAGMLLGQSLSVTLTDSLTFSKSAYFGDLDDGVFVLEVESREEYPGRLYLLFNLRDAILMSSLLLGIPAARIKEKQRLSIIEADDIDAFGEIGNMVNGALNTTFQGSLSGKAHLKLQGSKKYVPEIDPLSSEEPLPDGDYLMFRSKLEMEGQEMHHLDVLIPLDLGKLYDPPAEAKPEAEPPVEESEEAAEPAVAAAAAPVADGAVGTVQAAVAGSTGEDMVVIFEDDDVDRHQMAESLKFTGFKIVESTLNADIKDILSQGNVRLVVIGSRDADDRELAVCIKINALRQEQPVPIIMSAERWTRTAVLKALKYGAREIIIKPCDYDDLVSKVRRLCRIMAV from the coding sequence ATGGAAGGATACGACAAGCTTCACGAAATGCTGCAGAATGCCCTAGTACAGGCCGGCGAAGAAGCCGGTATGCTGCTGGGGCAGAGTCTTTCCGTGACGTTGACGGACTCGCTCACCTTCAGCAAAAGTGCCTATTTCGGCGATCTTGACGACGGCGTCTTCGTGCTGGAGGTGGAATCCCGCGAAGAATACCCCGGGCGCCTCTATCTGCTGTTCAATCTGCGTGACGCCATCCTGATGAGTTCGCTGCTGTTGGGAATTCCGGCGGCTCGAATCAAAGAAAAACAACGCCTTTCCATCATCGAGGCCGACGATATCGATGCCTTTGGTGAAATCGGCAACATGGTGAACGGGGCGCTCAACACGACCTTCCAGGGCAGTCTTTCCGGCAAGGCCCACCTGAAACTGCAGGGCTCAAAAAAGTACGTGCCGGAGATTGACCCGCTTTCCAGCGAAGAGCCGCTGCCTGACGGCGATTACCTGATGTTCCGTTCGAAGCTCGAAATGGAAGGTCAGGAGATGCACCACTTGGATGTGCTGATCCCGCTGGACCTGGGCAAGCTGTACGATCCGCCCGCCGAAGCGAAACCTGAAGCGGAACCGCCGGTGGAGGAGAGCGAGGAGGCGGCCGAGCCTGCCGTCGCCGCGGCCGCGGCACCAGTAGCCGATGGCGCCGTGGGAACCGTCCAGGCGGCAGTGGCCGGGAGCACCGGCGAGGATATGGTCGTCATTTTTGAGGACGACGACGTTGACCGGCACCAAATGGCGGAGTCACTCAAGTTCACCGGCTTCAAGATCGTGGAGAGCACCCTGAACGCCGATATCAAGGATATCCTGTCCCAGGGTAACGTCCGGTTGGTGGTGATCGGTTCACGGGATGCCGACGACCGGGAGCTTGCGGTCTGTATCAAGATCAACGCCCTGCGTCAGGAACAGCCGGTGCCGATCATCATGTCCGCCGAGCGTTGGACCCGTACCGCCGTGCTCAAGGCGCTCAAGTACGGTGCACGGGAAATCATCATCAAGCCCTGTGACTACGACGATCTCGTCAGCAAAGTGCGGCGGCTTTGCCGGATTATGGCGGTATGA
- a CDS encoding flagellar hook-basal body complex protein FliE has product MSQVRNKALEAYQEVMRMQV; this is encoded by the coding sequence ATGTCGCAGGTGCGCAACAAGGCGCTTGAGGCGTACCAGGAAGTCATGCGCATGCAGGTCTGA
- the flgB gene encoding flagellar basal body rod protein FlgB, whose protein sequence is MPVEGLFSTTIDVLSKSVDLRTRAHNLTASNIANAETPGYTPKALQFEESLQQAVKKSTKRGGGTPSTTHPAHIPLKRTGDSIQQVRGDVVEVPAKTPGRDGNSVELENEMSRMMQNQVLFNASAQLLTKKFEGLRSALREGK, encoded by the coding sequence ATGCCAGTTGAGGGCCTGTTCAGTACAACCATTGATGTTCTGAGTAAGAGCGTTGACCTGCGGACGCGTGCTCACAACCTGACCGCCAGTAATATCGCCAATGCCGAAACCCCCGGTTATACGCCCAAGGCGTTGCAGTTCGAAGAGTCGCTGCAGCAGGCTGTCAAAAAATCGACAAAGCGTGGGGGCGGAACCCCTTCGACCACCCATCCGGCGCATATCCCATTGAAACGGACCGGCGATTCGATTCAGCAGGTGCGGGGAGATGTTGTTGAGGTGCCTGCCAAAACACCCGGACGAGACGGCAATTCCGTTGAGCTTGAAAATGAAATGAGCCGCATGATGCAGAACCAGGTGCTGTTCAATGCATCGGCGCAGTTGCTTACGAAAAAGTTCGAAGGACTGCGGTCGGCGCTGAGGGAGGGCAAATAA
- the fliF gene encoding flagellar basal-body MS-ring/collar protein FliF, whose amino-acid sequence MPEGLKRIAEPFLALSPGRRLLVVAVVAISIVAFGALIMVANRTDYRPLFTNLTSEDAGEIVKKLKDAKTPYTIMPDGKGIMVPSDRVHELRLSLASEGLPQGGGVGFEIFDRKNFGMTEFVQKLNYQRALQGELARTISQISGVEQARVHLVIPEKTLFKESEKPPTASIVLKLKGSRSLKENEVQGIMHLVAASIEGMNSENVTVLDSKGKILSKGGAAMADATAKATSAMQEMQRAYERNLEERLQTLLDPVVGGGKSVARVAATFDFKRVERVEEKFDPESIAVRSEQRTEEKSSSSSGAVATPGVQTNLGRNTQAGGAANDNNNSKNDETLNYEVSRSTARIIEPVGALGKVSVAILVDGKYEAAPVAKDGKAAAPKYIPRSPEELQKIEALVKGAIGFNPERGDQLSIQNIPFQDPGDAAGTAVSPQWWTNPFFLTLAKNLVIGLGFVALMLLVIKPLLNTLRAARPPRLDILESITPEVQEKMSASERAQLAMHMAEQQDLIEKAKANPYQVAQILQNWIREES is encoded by the coding sequence ATGCCGGAAGGTCTGAAAAGAATAGCCGAGCCGTTTCTGGCTCTGTCGCCGGGTAGGCGTCTGCTGGTTGTTGCGGTTGTGGCAATCAGCATTGTCGCGTTTGGCGCATTGATCATGGTGGCAAACCGGACGGACTACCGTCCGCTGTTCACCAACCTGACCAGTGAAGATGCCGGCGAAATAGTCAAAAAATTGAAGGATGCCAAGACACCCTACACCATCATGCCTGACGGCAAGGGGATTATGGTGCCGTCGGACCGTGTGCACGAGCTGCGGCTCTCCCTTGCTTCCGAGGGGCTTCCCCAGGGGGGCGGTGTTGGGTTCGAGATCTTTGACAGAAAAAATTTCGGCATGACGGAGTTTGTGCAGAAGCTGAACTACCAGCGGGCGCTGCAAGGGGAGCTTGCCCGGACGATTTCGCAGATTTCGGGCGTCGAGCAGGCGCGCGTGCATCTGGTGATACCGGAAAAAACCCTCTTCAAGGAATCCGAGAAGCCGCCGACGGCATCGATTGTCCTCAAGCTGAAGGGGAGCCGAAGCCTGAAGGAGAACGAGGTCCAGGGAATCATGCACCTCGTTGCTGCCTCCATTGAGGGCATGAACTCCGAGAACGTGACGGTGCTGGACAGCAAGGGAAAGATCTTGAGCAAGGGCGGTGCTGCCATGGCCGATGCCACGGCAAAGGCAACCAGTGCCATGCAGGAGATGCAACGCGCCTACGAGCGCAATCTGGAGGAACGGCTGCAGACCTTGCTTGACCCGGTTGTCGGTGGCGGCAAGTCAGTGGCCAGGGTTGCGGCAACCTTTGACTTCAAGCGGGTCGAACGGGTTGAAGAGAAGTTCGATCCCGAGAGCATTGCCGTGCGGAGTGAGCAGCGGACGGAGGAAAAGTCTTCATCGAGCTCCGGGGCGGTCGCCACGCCGGGAGTCCAGACCAACCTGGGACGCAACACCCAGGCAGGTGGCGCTGCCAACGACAACAACAACAGCAAAAACGATGAAACCCTGAACTACGAGGTCAGCCGGAGCACGGCCCGTATTATCGAGCCGGTGGGGGCGCTGGGCAAGGTGTCGGTGGCGATCCTGGTTGACGGCAAGTACGAGGCGGCACCGGTTGCCAAGGACGGCAAGGCCGCGGCTCCCAAGTACATCCCCCGCTCTCCCGAGGAGCTGCAAAAAATTGAAGCGCTGGTCAAGGGGGCCATTGGTTTCAACCCGGAGCGCGGTGATCAGTTGAGCATCCAGAATATTCCGTTCCAGGACCCCGGTGATGCCGCCGGTACTGCCGTCAGCCCGCAATGGTGGACCAATCCGTTCTTCCTGACCCTGGCCAAAAATCTGGTCATCGGCTTGGGATTCGTTGCCCTGATGCTGCTGGTTATCAAGCCGTTGTTGAATACCCTGCGGGCTGCCCGCCCGCCGCGGCTCGACATCCTTGAATCGATCACCCCGGAGGTGCAGGAGAAGATGTCGGCAAGCGAGCGGGCACAGTTGGCCATGCACATGGCCGAGCAGCAGGACCTGATTGAAAAAGCCAAGGCCAATCCGTATCAGGTTGCCCAGATTTTGCAGAACTGGATCCGGGAGGAATCCTGA
- a CDS encoding FliH/SctL family protein → MSSSRIIKSAATPQGITDFSFHAIVRGAPVATPPQQPTGGGFVPLGIFDLSEVGPKCGLAPQVEPQDAPEEPPGRFVSDEEFQRTQDEAYQRGLQDGKNLAERGLQHVFRTLRTAVEDLQLQREKVLRDSEDHLLSLVMTIAGSVIRREVQQDRETVVRLIQTAVGTLNKQDELVIRVNPDDHALLTGSYAELLRRELGTVSFELKGDPAVTSGGCLVETRLGTVDAGLEAQLAEFYRGLLEEQSQQSHAADEE, encoded by the coding sequence ATGTCCTCGTCTAGGATTATCAAATCAGCTGCCACGCCCCAGGGAATCACTGATTTCAGCTTTCATGCCATTGTCAGGGGAGCACCCGTTGCGACGCCGCCCCAGCAGCCCACCGGGGGGGGATTCGTGCCGCTGGGAATCTTCGACCTGTCGGAAGTCGGTCCGAAATGCGGTTTGGCGCCGCAGGTGGAACCGCAGGATGCGCCGGAAGAACCGCCGGGCCGCTTCGTCAGTGACGAGGAGTTCCAGCGTACGCAGGATGAGGCGTACCAGCGCGGGCTTCAGGATGGCAAGAATCTCGCCGAGCGAGGACTGCAGCATGTGTTCCGGACCCTGCGCACTGCGGTGGAGGATCTCCAGCTACAGCGTGAAAAGGTGCTGCGCGACTCGGAAGACCACCTGCTGTCCCTGGTCATGACCATTGCCGGCAGCGTCATTCGGCGGGAAGTGCAGCAGGACCGCGAGACCGTTGTCAGGCTGATCCAGACAGCCGTCGGGACACTGAACAAGCAGGATGAACTGGTCATCCGGGTGAATCCGGATGATCATGCCCTGCTGACGGGTAGTTATGCCGAGCTGTTGCGCCGTGAGCTGGGTACCGTATCGTTCGAGTTGAAAGGCGACCCGGCGGTTACCAGCGGCGGCTGTCTGGTGGAAACCAGGCTGGGTACGGTGGATGCCGGGCTGGAGGCGCAGCTTGCGGAGTTCTACCGCGGTCTGCTGGAAGAACAGTCTCAGCAGAGTCATGCTGCGGACGAGGAGTAA
- a CDS encoding flagellar hook-basal body complex protein FliE, protein MNISQIGGIGGSLQSFASPATQFTDTLANASGSGGKLNPASGFASETGAAGMTQAFGVSSPQASSSVAETAGKFFKELVNKVNDMQQQSDVAIQQLATGENRNLHETITRRREGQHILPVHVAGAQQGA, encoded by the coding sequence ATGAATATTTCGCAGATTGGTGGGATTGGCGGCTCACTGCAATCGTTTGCTTCCCCCGCAACGCAGTTTACGGACACGCTTGCGAACGCTTCCGGCTCTGGCGGCAAGCTGAACCCCGCCAGCGGGTTTGCCTCGGAAACCGGTGCCGCCGGTATGACGCAGGCCTTTGGCGTTTCGTCACCGCAGGCTTCGTCGTCCGTGGCTGAAACCGCCGGAAAGTTCTTCAAGGAGTTGGTGAACAAGGTCAATGACATGCAGCAGCAGTCCGATGTGGCCATTCAGCAGCTTGCAACCGGAGAAAACCGCAATCTTCACGAAACCATCACTCGCCGTCGAGAAGGCCAGCATATCCTTCCAGTTCATGTCGCAGGTGCGCAACAAGGCGCTTGA
- a CDS encoding tetratricopeptide repeat protein, producing the protein MNATWSRAMLKTMVPIGCLALVVALLFPGIVSAAPDVSANRILRVEIKNIKQLTRITLSCEAEPRYTVTALPGDRVRIRFSNTDGPLFKAKRRYSDSNIGGLVFRRSAGDMLLTFAVAPQRVGWRVVHASGVAALSIDIGPKLGEQNLPPVLPGRERIRSGAEKLLKDFDPPLKPEIPFVPTDRQVLSTLLGAEDQNVFLTAESALYKGQLTAAEEVFQQFAARQGPVRPLALYRLAEAQYRLQKYAQSLATFREAVQLWDAFFSLNPAAMFYYGDSIARNGDLPGGRQLLARLIATHADKKYAPVLLVRMADVLARQGHDAEAWAIYRTVATEFREGKAPQIARIKLADRELLHSTPDNYRTLAAVYRTLAETAADYDLREEAAFKHALLEAVNGPPDSALELVKRYQKRFPKGVFLPITKDMREDLVLLSYRAKKWDNDPPGLISLASDNQEFLALASGYPGFFPAVTEAFAKIGRPLDLIALYVNILQRPWVGRDSQAYLTLEIADQAELLGDDRMARKTLESFLRRNPDHPKVQEAREKLGALLYRAKDLTGVRAQLAWLLAKDTKAARPISYYYLGRALWESKQYAQAALAMETYAAAVRAEKEQPPLVGDAYYIAALSEQAQGRLSKAASLLQEGMNKVAPERRDQFLYKLGEVALQDNRVQQAREFFEQIVRSGTDSDWRRLARQALLDRRFPSEPQSKKP; encoded by the coding sequence ATGAACGCCACCTGGTCCCGCGCGATGCTGAAGACCATGGTACCGATAGGTTGTCTTGCGCTGGTGGTCGCCCTCCTTTTTCCCGGCATCGTATCCGCGGCTCCGGATGTCTCCGCTAACCGCATTCTGCGCGTTGAAATCAAGAACATCAAGCAGTTGACCAGAATTACGCTGTCCTGTGAGGCGGAGCCCCGCTATACCGTAACCGCTCTCCCCGGCGACCGTGTGAGGATCAGATTCAGCAATACCGACGGGCCGCTGTTTAAGGCCAAGCGACGCTATTCCGACAGTAACATCGGTGGTTTGGTCTTCCGTCGCTCCGCTGGTGACATGCTGCTGACCTTTGCAGTGGCTCCCCAACGGGTCGGCTGGCGTGTGGTCCATGCCAGCGGGGTTGCCGCATTGTCCATCGATATCGGCCCGAAGCTCGGTGAGCAAAATCTTCCGCCGGTGCTACCGGGACGAGAGCGTATCCGCAGCGGGGCAGAAAAGCTGCTCAAGGACTTTGATCCCCCGCTCAAACCAGAGATTCCGTTTGTGCCCACTGACCGGCAAGTGCTCAGCACGCTGTTGGGGGCTGAGGACCAGAATGTCTTCCTGACGGCGGAGAGTGCCCTCTACAAGGGGCAGTTGACTGCTGCTGAAGAGGTTTTCCAGCAGTTTGCCGCGCGTCAAGGGCCGGTCAGGCCGCTGGCGCTGTACCGATTGGCGGAAGCCCAGTACCGACTCCAGAAATACGCCCAGTCCCTTGCCACATTCCGTGAGGCGGTCCAGTTGTGGGATGCCTTTTTCTCCCTGAATCCGGCGGCTATGTTCTATTACGGCGACAGCATCGCCAGAAACGGTGACCTTCCCGGGGGACGGCAGTTGCTTGCCCGGCTTATCGCCACCCATGCCGACAAGAAGTATGCGCCGGTGCTGCTGGTACGCATGGCCGACGTACTGGCGCGCCAGGGCCATGATGCGGAGGCTTGGGCGATCTACCGCACCGTGGCTACCGAGTTCCGCGAGGGGAAGGCTCCCCAGATTGCCCGGATCAAGCTGGCCGACCGGGAGCTGCTTCACTCGACGCCTGATAACTATCGCACACTTGCAGCCGTGTACCGCACGCTTGCCGAGACGGCGGCCGACTACGATCTGCGTGAAGAAGCCGCTTTCAAGCATGCGTTACTCGAAGCGGTAAACGGTCCTCCCGACTCCGCCCTGGAGTTGGTCAAGCGCTACCAGAAGCGTTTTCCCAAAGGAGTTTTTCTCCCGATTACCAAGGATATGCGCGAAGATCTGGTGTTGCTGAGCTATCGTGCCAAAAAATGGGACAACGATCCTCCGGGGCTGATAAGTCTGGCCAGCGATAATCAGGAGTTCCTTGCGCTGGCCTCGGGATACCCGGGCTTTTTCCCTGCCGTTACCGAGGCGTTTGCAAAGATTGGCCGTCCCTTGGACTTGATCGCGCTCTATGTCAATATTCTGCAGCGTCCCTGGGTGGGACGCGACAGTCAGGCCTACCTTACGCTGGAGATTGCGGATCAGGCCGAGTTGCTTGGTGACGACCGGATGGCTCGGAAGACCCTGGAGAGCTTCCTGCGGCGCAACCCCGATCATCCCAAAGTGCAGGAAGCGCGGGAAAAGCTTGGAGCCTTGCTGTACAGAGCCAAAGATTTGACAGGTGTGCGGGCGCAGCTTGCCTGGTTGCTGGCCAAGGACACCAAGGCGGCGCGCCCGATAAGCTACTACTATCTGGGAAGGGCGCTGTGGGAGAGCAAGCAGTACGCTCAGGCAGCCCTTGCCATGGAGACCTATGCGGCGGCGGTCAGGGCCGAAAAGGAACAGCCGCCGCTGGTGGGTGACGCCTACTATATTGCGGCGCTGTCCGAGCAGGCGCAGGGCCGCTTGTCGAAGGCAGCCAGCCTGCTGCAGGAAGGAATGAACAAGGTCGCGCCGGAGCGCAGAGACCAGTTCCTGTACAAACTGGGCGAAGTGGCGCTTCAGGACAACCGGGTGCAGCAGGCCCGCGAGTTTTTTGAGCAGATCGTCAGATCCGGGACGGACTCTGACTGGCGTCGCCTGGCTCGCCAGGCTCTCCTGGACAGGCGGTTCCCGTCCGAGCCTCAGTCAAAAAAACCATAA